Proteins co-encoded in one Setaria viridis chromosome 9, Setaria_viridis_v4.0, whole genome shotgun sequence genomic window:
- the LOC117836366 gene encoding small ribosomal subunit protein uS12, producing the protein MGKTRGMGAGRKLKTHRRNQRWADKAYKKSHLGNEWKKPFAGSSHAKGIVLEKIGIEAKQPNSAIRKCARVQLVKNGKKIAAFVPNDGCLNYIEENDEVLIAGFGRKGHAVGDIPGVRFKVVKVSGVSLLALFKEKKEKPRS; encoded by the exons ATGGG TAAGACACGTGGTATGGGAGCTGGGCGCAAGCTCAAGACCCACAGAAGGAACCAGAGGTGGGCTGACAAAGCCTACAAGAAGAGCCATCTTGGCAACGAGTGGAAGAAACCCTTTGCTGGTTCATCTCACGCTAAGGGAATCGTCCTTGAAAAGAT TGGCATTGAGGCTAAGCAGCCTAACTCTGCTATCCGTAAGTGTGCTCGTGTCCAGCTGGTGAAGAATGGGAAGAAGATTGCTGCATTCGTGCCGAACGACGGTTGCCTGAACTACATCGAGGAAAAT GATGAGGTGCTGATTGCTGGGTTCGGTCGTAAGGGTCACGCCGTGGGAGATATTCCTGGTGTCCGTTTCAAGGTCGTGAAGGTCTCTGGAGTTTCCCTGCTCGCCCTCTtcaaggagaagaaagagaagccGAGATCTTAA
- the LOC117836365 gene encoding PHD finger protein ALFIN-LIKE 3, translating into MDMAPASISSNPRSVEEIYKDFSARRAGLVRALTSDVDDFYSACDPDKENLCLYGLPNGTWAVAPPAEEVPPEMPEPALGINFARDGMQRRDWLSLVAVHSDSWLISVAFFFGARLNANDRKRLFSMVSDLPSVFEAFSDRKHGRDRSGVDSSGKSRHSSKRGSDGHTKNSRAAAPPAKEYDDDDDEDDEEHTETFCGTCGGLYNSNEFWIGCDICERWFHGKCVRITPARADHIKHYKCPDCSSKKMRQ; encoded by the exons ATGGACATGGCCCCCGCGTCCATCTCGTCCAACCCGCGCTCGGTAGAGGAAATCTACAAGGACttctccgcccgccgcgccggcctcgtCCGCGCCCTCACCTCCG ATGTGGACGATTTCTACAGCGCCTGCGACCCAG ATAAGGAGAATTTGTGCTTGTACGGCCTCCCCAACGGGACctgggcggtggcgccgccagCGGAGGAGGTGCCGCCGGAGATGCCGGAGCCGGCGCTGGGCATCAACTTCGCGCGCGACGGCATGCAACGCCGCGACTGGCTCTCGCTCGTCGCAGTACACTCCGACTCGTGGCTGATTTccgtcgccttcttcttcgGCGCACGCCTCAACGCCAACGATCG GAAGCGCTTATTCAGCATGGTCAGTGATCTTCCATCTGTCTTTGAAGCATTCTCGGACAGGAAACATGGCAGAGATAGGTCTGGTGTTGATAGCAGCGGCAAGTCCAGACACTCGTCAAAG AGAGGAAGCGACGGGCACACGAAGAATTCTAGAGCAGCAGCTCCGCCTGCCAAGGAGtatgatgacgacgacgacgaagacgacgaggagCACACCGAGACCTTCTGTGGCACCTGCGGCGGGCTCTACAATTCGAACGAGTTCTGGATCGGCTGCGACATCTGCGAGAGGTGGTTCCACGGCAAGTGCGTGCGGATCACCCCCGCCCGAGCGGACCACATAAAGCACTACAAGTGCCCGGACTGCAGCTCGAAGAAAATGAGGCAGTAG